A genome region from Planifilum fulgidum includes the following:
- a CDS encoding NEW3 domain-containing protein, which translates to MRRNGKAMLALLLAVVLSFSLGLSPLGAEAGEKEDPALWQAVRPLSTIVSFMNTGAHPDDERSALLAWLSLGQGVRTSSVIANRGEGGQNEIGDELGNGLGIIRSRELQEASRVTDVDLFLLSRTLDDPIYDFGFSKSPEETLEKWGEEVVYERLIRLIRQERPDILMPSFRDVPSQHGHHRAVAQLTLRAFADAANPKVFPQHMKEGLSPWQVKKLYLPGEEGKETLRFNIGTVDPVYGKTYPQLGEESRKLHKSQGMGRDLPVEDYFVSLELVKSAVGEIKREQSLFDGLPVTLSDWAADLPQGALKKRLVRLQSRLDGVIGAYPDRREVTKRVQQALTETRQVIRLAEKSPLPDSAKEDLLFRLRVKERQLQKASAVASRVDAAVKATPSVLTRGSTGKVVVTVTNGGEDALTHLKVDLKVPGAWRAKRASLPRTIRPGESRNIAFEVKVPENASFFDPYAPPVVQAEVSYKLRGETVTRTAVPRPTEQTVAVLPDWGMRLMPEAMVLNTKKPGERLTVTMEVTNYRSGPSSGKIRPRLPEGWRAEPAAEQLAFSARGETKRVTFTLEPGSAVRPGAYTIPVEAVVDGRSQSLQVQPIHYDHIGTSYWLRPAELRVQAFPLELVPGLKVGYVDSGFDQVGDCLRQVGVDVTFLEEEDLASGDLAQYDAIVVGIRAYLSRPDLLEHNDRLLEYVKEGGHVVMQYHKPEDNWRPELAPYLLQPGSPSIEWRVTDENAPVTFLKPDHPLLKAPNAITQEDFDGWVQERGLYFPSEWDSAYEPLLSMADPGEEPFEGGLLVADYGEGSYIYTSLVWYRQIQSQVPGGYRMFVNLISYPRVR; encoded by the coding sequence ATGAGAAGGAACGGCAAGGCGATGTTGGCGCTGCTGTTGGCGGTTGTTTTGTCCTTTTCCCTGGGGCTATCTCCCCTGGGGGCCGAGGCCGGGGAGAAGGAGGATCCGGCCCTGTGGCAGGCGGTTCGTCCCCTGTCCACGATTGTCAGTTTTATGAATACGGGGGCGCATCCCGATGACGAGCGAAGCGCCCTGCTGGCCTGGCTGTCCCTCGGCCAGGGGGTTCGCACCTCCAGCGTGATCGCCAATCGGGGGGAGGGAGGGCAAAACGAGATCGGCGACGAGCTGGGGAACGGACTGGGCATTATCCGCAGCCGCGAGTTGCAGGAAGCATCCAGGGTGACGGATGTGGATCTCTTCCTCCTCAGCCGGACGCTGGACGACCCCATCTATGATTTCGGTTTTTCCAAGTCTCCGGAGGAGACGCTGGAGAAGTGGGGAGAGGAAGTGGTGTATGAACGGCTGATCCGCTTGATCCGGCAGGAGCGGCCGGATATCCTGATGCCCTCCTTCCGGGATGTGCCGTCACAGCACGGACACCACCGGGCGGTGGCGCAGCTGACCCTCCGCGCCTTCGCCGATGCCGCCAATCCCAAGGTGTTTCCGCAGCATATGAAGGAGGGCCTCTCCCCCTGGCAGGTGAAAAAATTGTACCTCCCGGGGGAAGAAGGGAAGGAAACGCTTCGATTCAACATCGGCACGGTGGACCCGGTGTACGGAAAGACCTATCCCCAGCTGGGAGAAGAGTCCCGCAAGCTGCACAAAAGCCAGGGGATGGGGCGCGACCTGCCGGTGGAGGATTACTTCGTGTCGCTGGAACTGGTGAAGTCGGCGGTCGGGGAGATCAAGCGGGAGCAATCCCTTTTTGACGGATTGCCGGTGACCCTGTCCGACTGGGCCGCCGATCTGCCCCAGGGCGCGCTGAAGAAGCGGCTCGTCCGGTTGCAGAGCCGGTTGGACGGGGTGATCGGCGCATATCCGGATCGCCGCGAAGTGACGAAAAGGGTGCAGCAGGCGCTGACGGAAACCCGGCAAGTGATCCGTCTGGCCGAGAAAAGCCCTTTGCCGGATTCGGCGAAAGAGGATCTGCTGTTTCGTCTCCGGGTGAAGGAGCGGCAGCTGCAGAAAGCGAGCGCCGTCGCCTCCCGGGTCGACGCGGCGGTGAAGGCAACCCCTTCGGTGTTGACGCGGGGGTCCACCGGGAAGGTTGTCGTGACGGTGACCAACGGGGGCGAAGATGCCTTGACGCATCTGAAGGTCGACCTGAAGGTTCCCGGTGCTTGGCGGGCGAAGCGCGCCTCCCTTCCGCGGACGATCCGGCCGGGAGAAAGCCGGAACATCGCCTTTGAGGTGAAAGTGCCGGAGAACGCTTCCTTCTTCGATCCCTACGCGCCCCCCGTCGTGCAGGCGGAGGTTTCCTACAAGCTTCGGGGGGAAACCGTGACCCGCACCGCCGTTCCTCGGCCGACGGAGCAGACCGTCGCCGTCCTTCCCGATTGGGGGATGCGCTTGATGCCGGAGGCGATGGTTCTGAACACGAAAAAGCCGGGAGAGCGGCTCACCGTGACGATGGAGGTGACCAATTACCGGAGCGGTCCCTCCTCCGGAAAGATCCGACCGCGTCTTCCCGAGGGATGGCGGGCGGAACCGGCGGCTGAGCAGCTGGCGTTTTCCGCCCGGGGAGAAACGAAGCGCGTCACCTTCACGCTGGAGCCCGGCTCGGCCGTCCGGCCGGGAGCTTACACCATCCCCGTGGAAGCGGTGGTGGACGGGCGTTCCCAGTCGTTGCAGGTGCAGCCGATCCACTATGATCACATCGGGACGAGCTATTGGCTGAGGCCGGCGGAGCTCCGCGTCCAGGCCTTCCCCCTCGAACTGGTTCCGGGGCTGAAGGTGGGTTATGTGGACAGCGGCTTCGATCAGGTGGGCGATTGCCTGCGCCAGGTGGGTGTCGATGTTACCTTCCTGGAGGAGGAGGACCTGGCATCCGGCGATCTCGCGCAATATGACGCCATCGTGGTCGGAATCCGCGCCTATCTTTCCCGCCCCGATCTGCTGGAGCACAACGACCGGCTGCTGGAATACGTCAAGGAAGGCGGCCACGTGGTGATGCAGTACCACAAACCCGAGGACAACTGGCGTCCCGAACTGGCTCCCTACCTCCTCCAACCGGGCAGTCCCTCCATCGAATGGCGGGTGACCGACGAAAACGCCCCGGTGACGTTCCTCAAGCCGGATCATCCGCTGCTGAAAGCGCCGAACGCCATCACGCAGGAGGATTTCGACGGGTGGGTTCAGGAGCGAGGGCTGTATTTCCCCTCCGAGTGGGATTCCGCCTATGAACCCCTCCTGTCCATGGCCGATCCCGGGGAGGAGCCCTTCGAAGGCGGCTTGCTGGTGGCCGACTACGGGGAGGGATCGTACATTTACACCAGCCTGGTCTGGTAC
- a CDS encoding ROK family transcriptional regulator, with product MRRRNEKTSPHQPQILKQMNKRLILQTIRRRQPVSRAEIAEETAISRTTVSQLTEELLREGWIREVGQGVSGAKGGRKPITLSINDDAAWAVGVDIGGYGTTIALCNLAGQIKQKRTFPSSRTSMLDTLGEQLDRFLSQVDPGVRIIGLGIGAPGITRASDGVVLSAPALGWTDVPLKRLLEERLRLPVYVDNDVNVAALGECWKGAGKDKRNVIMITVGTGIGCGLILNGTLYRGSGWAAGEIGSMVTDADAVDRWTDPVFDGFGFLESKAGGPGIVRQVLGQMEKAGPSSPLRRDNGRLTAKEVFDAARKGDPLAKSVVSQSIRHLAAGIINAVVLFDPEVVILGGGLMGSADLVLPKIREAVKRLSPTQPEIRRAQLGSDAGVIGGAALVLKECSDPIGGVL from the coding sequence ATGCGCCGTCGAAACGAAAAGACCTCTCCCCATCAGCCGCAGATATTGAAGCAGATGAACAAACGGCTGATCCTTCAAACCATCCGCCGCAGGCAGCCGGTTTCCCGCGCGGAAATCGCCGAGGAAACGGCGATCAGCCGCACCACGGTCTCCCAGCTGACCGAGGAACTCCTCCGGGAAGGATGGATCCGGGAAGTGGGACAAGGGGTTTCCGGAGCCAAGGGGGGACGGAAGCCGATCACCCTCTCCATCAACGATGATGCGGCTTGGGCGGTGGGCGTGGACATCGGGGGATACGGGACCACGATCGCCCTCTGCAACCTGGCCGGTCAGATCAAACAAAAGCGGACATTTCCCAGCTCCCGCACCTCCATGCTGGACACCCTCGGCGAGCAGTTGGACCGCTTTCTTTCGCAAGTGGATCCGGGCGTCCGCATCATCGGCCTGGGGATCGGGGCGCCGGGCATCACCCGCGCCTCCGACGGGGTGGTGTTGTCCGCCCCGGCCCTGGGCTGGACGGATGTTCCCTTGAAACGGTTGCTGGAAGAGCGACTCCGCCTTCCGGTCTACGTCGACAACGACGTCAATGTGGCGGCTCTGGGAGAGTGTTGGAAAGGAGCGGGTAAGGACAAGCGAAACGTGATCATGATCACCGTCGGCACCGGGATCGGATGCGGTCTGATCCTGAACGGAACCCTGTACCGGGGGTCCGGATGGGCCGCCGGCGAAATCGGATCGATGGTGACGGACGCCGACGCCGTCGACCGATGGACCGATCCCGTCTTTGACGGATTCGGCTTTCTGGAGAGCAAGGCGGGAGGCCCCGGCATCGTCCGCCAGGTCCTCGGACAAATGGAGAAAGCCGGTCCGTCCTCCCCCCTTCGCAGGGATAACGGCCGCCTGACGGCCAAGGAGGTGTTCGATGCGGCCCGAAAGGGAGATCCGCTGGCGAAGTCGGTCGTCTCCCAATCGATCCGCCATCTGGCGGCGGGCATCATCAACGCCGTCGTCCTGTTTGATCCGGAGGTGGTCATCCTGGGCGGCGGATTGATGGGTTCCGCCGATTTGGTGCTGCCGAAGATCCGGGAGGCGGTCAAGCGCCTCTCGCCGACTCAGCCGGAAATTCGCCGGGCCCAGCTCGGAAGCGACGCCGGCGTGATCGGCGGGGCCGCCCTGGTTCTCAAGGAATGCAGCGACCCGATCGGCGGCGTCCTTTGA
- a CDS encoding extracellular solute-binding protein — MRMHKGWLLGLILVLAGSTLSGCLAGEEKSASDEGLEEKVVVYSPHGKDILSEFEKQFEKEHPGVDVQWLDIGSQEILDRIRSEKANPQADVWWGAPSVMFEQARAEGLLEPYEPSYKDSLPEEFRAEDFSWTGTSQTPEVIMYNSKLLSKEEAPKDWDDLLDPKWKDKIIIRYPLASGTMRTIYSAMIYRTYKDTRDPKEGYEWLRKLDANTKEYTANPEIMYSKVAKGEGLLTVWNMPDTVMLKETKGYPFDFVIPESGTPVLTEGIALVKGSKHPEAARAFYEFVNTPEAMKLLAEKYYRIPTRTDVTDLPDWIAKTEIKTMEIDWKLLEEKSDEWMKYWDENIKNRAKETKE, encoded by the coding sequence ATGCGCATGCACAAAGGATGGTTGCTGGGTCTGATCCTGGTCCTCGCCGGTTCGACGCTGTCCGGCTGCCTGGCGGGCGAGGAAAAGTCCGCCTCCGATGAGGGCCTGGAGGAAAAGGTGGTCGTCTACTCCCCCCACGGCAAGGACATCCTGAGCGAATTTGAAAAGCAATTCGAAAAAGAGCATCCGGGCGTCGACGTCCAGTGGCTGGATATCGGCTCCCAGGAGATCCTGGACCGGATCCGTTCGGAAAAGGCCAACCCCCAGGCGGACGTCTGGTGGGGCGCCCCGTCGGTGATGTTTGAACAGGCGCGGGCCGAGGGACTGCTGGAGCCCTATGAGCCCAGCTACAAGGATTCCCTTCCCGAGGAGTTCCGGGCGGAGGATTTCTCCTGGACCGGCACCAGCCAGACTCCGGAGGTGATCATGTACAACAGCAAGCTCCTCTCCAAAGAGGAAGCCCCCAAGGATTGGGACGACCTGCTCGATCCCAAATGGAAGGACAAGATCATCATCCGCTACCCCCTCGCCTCCGGCACGATGCGGACGATCTACTCGGCGATGATCTACCGCACCTACAAGGACACCCGGGATCCGAAAGAGGGATATGAGTGGCTGAGGAAACTGGACGCCAACACCAAGGAGTACACGGCCAATCCGGAGATCATGTACAGCAAGGTGGCGAAAGGGGAAGGACTGCTCACCGTCTGGAACATGCCGGACACGGTCATGCTGAAGGAAACCAAGGGCTATCCCTTTGATTTCGTCATCCCGGAAAGCGGAACCCCCGTGCTGACCGAGGGCATCGCCCTGGTCAAAGGGAGCAAGCATCCGGAGGCGGCCCGGGCCTTCTATGAGTTTGTCAACACGCCGGAGGCGATGAAGCTGCTGGCCGAAAAGTATTACCGGATCCCGACGCGGACCGACGTCACCGATCTCCCCGACTGGATTGCCAAGACCGAAATCAAGACCATGGAGATCGACTGGAAATTGCTCGAAGAAAAGTCCGACGAATGGATGAAATACTGGGATGAAAACATCAAAAACCGGGCGAAGGAAACCAAGGAATGA